From the genome of Candidatus Baltobacteraceae bacterium, one region includes:
- a CDS encoding polysaccharide deacetylase family protein encodes MIGKKFSRTAWRGIAIVAIAGILVFAGYELFEQPGNQIFGPTVTHGPLNEKVVALTYDDGPNPPYTDEILTVLEREHVRATFFLVGRAVRAYPATAKREVLDGDAIGNHTWDHAHLIVMRRSQIHASLRRTDAAIYAATGVHTTLMRPPYGARDWPVMQVAHKLGYTVVMWSVPLAMDWEYPPAAVIARRVLKYVKDGSIFVLHDGNRGQLCALRHLNPHVCDRSQDVEATRLIVETLKGQGYRFVTIPELIALRKSTTHITAPGGE; translated from the coding sequence AAGTTTTCTCGCACGGCGTGGCGCGGCATCGCTATTGTCGCGATCGCGGGCATACTCGTGTTTGCCGGATACGAGCTTTTCGAGCAGCCCGGCAATCAGATTTTCGGGCCGACCGTAACGCATGGGCCGCTCAACGAAAAGGTCGTAGCGCTCACGTACGACGACGGGCCTAACCCGCCGTATACCGATGAGATTCTCACCGTGCTCGAACGCGAGCACGTCCGCGCGACGTTCTTTCTCGTAGGGCGCGCGGTTCGCGCCTATCCGGCAACCGCGAAACGCGAAGTGCTCGACGGCGACGCCATCGGAAACCATACGTGGGATCACGCACATCTAATCGTGATGCGGCGCAGCCAAATACACGCGTCGCTGCGGCGAACCGACGCAGCCATCTATGCCGCGACCGGCGTCCATACGACGCTCATGCGTCCGCCGTACGGCGCGCGCGATTGGCCCGTCATGCAGGTCGCGCACAAGCTCGGTTACACGGTCGTAATGTGGTCGGTTCCGTTGGCGATGGATTGGGAGTACCCGCCCGCGGCGGTCATCGCCCGACGCGTTTTGAAATACGTCAAGGATGGCTCGATCTTCGTGCTGCACGACGGCAACCGCGGGCAGCTCTGCGCCTTGCGGCACCTCAACCCGCACGTCTGCGATCGTAGCCAAGACGTGGAAGCGACGCGACTGATCGTCGAAACGCTCAAAGGGCAGGGCTACCGCTTCGTCACGATCCCCGAACTGATCGCGCTACGCAAGAGTACTACGCATATAACCGCCCCCGGAGGCGAATAA
- a CDS encoding DUF3465 domain-containing protein has protein sequence MDLAAAYSGTRPAEVTFAATVLDAPHFFYGSHTHAMHEAFDAQTAAGPVEIVDNVKLAPRVPVQAGDRIDVRGEMVHDPGREPIVHWTHRDPAGEHTDGFIRLRGRLYA, from the coding sequence ATGGATTTGGCGGCTGCCTATTCCGGGACGCGTCCGGCCGAGGTGACGTTTGCGGCGACGGTTCTCGACGCGCCCCATTTTTTCTATGGATCCCATACGCACGCGATGCACGAGGCGTTCGACGCACAAACGGCCGCGGGGCCAGTCGAGATCGTCGATAACGTCAAGCTCGCGCCGCGCGTGCCCGTTCAAGCGGGCGATCGGATCGACGTGCGCGGCGAGATGGTGCACGATCCGGGCCGGGAACCCATCGTGCATTGGACCCATCGCGATCCTGCCGGCGAGCATACGGACGGTTTTATTCGCCTCCGGGGGCGGTTATATGCGTAG
- a CDS encoding GNAT family N-acetyltransferase: protein MRTIRTARLRLTPVTAQNADALWAVLQQPDLRTFQDLPAVTASTFVGMVARRPQRLRPGQPGRFEWLIYGHKMRKPLGWVSLRVPERERSCGEIGYSIVRESRGRGIATEAVRALVAEAFELAALARVKAYCVPENAASRRVLERSGFETDGLLSNGASVNGELVDVLAHVLPRERWAQSGKTIEISASA, encoded by the coding sequence ATGAGAACGATTCGAACCGCGCGATTACGCCTCACGCCGGTCACCGCGCAGAACGCCGATGCGTTGTGGGCCGTGCTTCAACAGCCGGACTTGCGGACGTTTCAGGATTTGCCGGCCGTTACTGCGAGCACGTTCGTCGGAATGGTCGCCCGTCGTCCACAGCGTTTGCGCCCGGGCCAGCCCGGCCGCTTCGAATGGCTCATCTACGGACACAAAATGCGCAAGCCGCTGGGCTGGGTATCGCTGCGCGTTCCCGAGCGCGAACGCTCCTGCGGTGAGATTGGCTACAGCATCGTGCGCGAGTCCCGCGGCCGCGGTATCGCCACCGAAGCCGTTCGGGCGCTGGTTGCCGAGGCATTCGAGCTGGCGGCGCTCGCTCGCGTAAAAGCCTATTGCGTTCCCGAAAACGCCGCGTCGCGGCGCGTGCTCGAACGCAGCGGTTTCGAAACCGACGGCCTGTTGTCCAACGGCGCATCGGTCAACGGCGAGCTCGTCGACGTGCTGGCGCACGTGCTCCCGCGCGAACGCTGGGCTCAATCGGGAAAGACGATCGAGATATCCGCGTCGGCATAA